In Candidatus Ozemobacteraceae bacterium, one genomic interval encodes:
- a CDS encoding sugar phosphate nucleotidyltransferase, whose protein sequence is MKVILPVAGKGTRLRPHTHTKPKSMVRVAGKTVLEHVMANLGRIKVDEVIFITDENGDIIEEFVRKNYPKVNVSFIVQNERLGPAHAVWLAEPRIKAGDEVLVVFNDTLFVTDLTRIPRLCDGLDGLIYSKEVEDYKRFGVNVMKDGVIVDMVEKPDTPVSRLAQVGLYYLKDGMALMKYLRTAIERRLTVKGEYYLPEVFKLMIADGMKLGAPEIDEWLDCGKPETLLATNRYLLENSTRSHYCVEGCVIIPPVAIDPTAQVHHSVIGPHVSIAGGCKIEDSIIKDSVINANSVLRNVMLENSLVGDSVELTGLSQRINIGDNSVIDMGSCQQNCPVKR, encoded by the coding sequence ATGAAAGTCATTCTGCCGGTTGCCGGGAAGGGAACGAGGCTTCGGCCGCATACTCACACCAAGCCGAAATCGATGGTCCGCGTGGCCGGAAAGACCGTGCTCGAACACGTGATGGCGAATCTCGGCCGGATCAAGGTCGACGAGGTCATCTTCATCACCGACGAGAACGGCGACATCATCGAGGAGTTCGTGCGAAAGAATTATCCGAAAGTGAACGTGTCGTTCATCGTCCAGAACGAGCGGCTGGGGCCGGCGCATGCCGTCTGGCTCGCCGAGCCTCGCATCAAGGCCGGCGACGAAGTCCTCGTGGTATTCAACGACACCCTGTTCGTGACGGACCTCACGCGCATTCCGCGCCTCTGCGACGGCCTCGACGGCCTCATCTACTCGAAAGAGGTCGAGGATTACAAACGGTTCGGTGTCAACGTCATGAAGGACGGCGTGATCGTCGACATGGTCGAAAAGCCCGACACCCCCGTCAGCAGGCTTGCCCAGGTCGGCTTGTATTACCTGAAGGACGGGATGGCCCTGATGAAATACCTGCGCACGGCGATCGAGCGCAGGCTGACGGTGAAGGGTGAATACTATCTTCCCGAGGTCTTCAAGCTGATGATTGCGGACGGCATGAAGCTCGGCGCGCCCGAGATCGATGAGTGGCTCGACTGCGGCAAGCCCGAAACCCTGCTTGCGACGAACCGGTATCTGCTGGAAAACTCGACCCGGAGTCATTACTGCGTCGAGGGCTGCGTCATCATTCCGCCGGTCGCGATCGACCCGACGGCGCAGGTGCATCACTCGGTGATCGGGCCTCACGTTTCGATCGCCGGCGGATGTAAAATAGAGGATTCTATAATAAAAGACTCCGTCATCAACGCGAACTCGGTGCTTCGGAACGTCATGCTCGAGAACTCGCTGGTGGGTGACTCGGTCGAGCTGACGGGGCTGTCCCAGCGGATCAACATCGGCGACAACAGCGTCATCGACATGGGCAGCTGCCAGCAGAACTGCCCGGTCAAGCGCTGA
- a CDS encoding radical SAM protein, whose amino-acid sequence MRTGLILFVDDLKPRYRPVWRLDRRIGSRGTPLEILTGRLGNIPGIDEIVLLAPSGVEMEPLAEQAVALRAGVERYDSSGLKGKPWSASQERWQLESDIGTDTWAGTPIATTAAKRRWDRLVLIPLENLLADRRGIVESLRLHAREGFDVTFAEDRISGGGWAILEGTLVAGLQASHPDIMATRGGLAWALREPLYPFRIGEYHAPRNRPRLPADLRLTCERVSRTLDARGGDAFATPGFEYLDWISTSGWEEVYLDQGPLTAWVEPSSVCAGSCLHCPQPHLRRPHGLMSPETFETITSKIHHVEGLRWVFSGMGEPLANPGLGAMVERVKDRHVTIHTSLNAGLHDAFPWEHVDLVRISVDALDAEQFHAMRPGCSWEAVERFLAAEAARKAEAPGRRPEIGVSFLKHRENEAAAGPFISYWKRVCTPVFRKNFFVWPTDAPPQKVQWYQILGAAEFLGCVEYAGMVRYEPLNRRPCLHALLGIYILQDGSIARCPFDIEGAHGWGNLGSMKSFEEAWSGDAWRRFRREHLELSLSEGSPCRRCQDWYHRE is encoded by the coding sequence GTGCGGACCGGCCTGATCCTGTTCGTCGATGATCTGAAACCGCGATACCGGCCGGTCTGGCGGCTGGATCGGCGGATCGGTTCGCGCGGGACCCCGCTTGAAATCTTGACGGGGCGCCTCGGGAACATCCCGGGAATCGACGAGATCGTGCTGCTGGCCCCGTCCGGGGTCGAGATGGAGCCGCTCGCTGAGCAGGCTGTCGCTCTTCGCGCCGGCGTCGAGCGATATGACTCGTCCGGTCTGAAGGGGAAGCCGTGGTCGGCCTCGCAGGAGCGCTGGCAGCTCGAAAGCGACATCGGAACGGATACATGGGCGGGGACGCCCATTGCGACAACGGCGGCGAAACGCCGCTGGGACAGGCTTGTTCTCATCCCTCTCGAGAATCTGCTGGCGGACCGCCGCGGCATCGTCGAGAGTCTGCGCCTGCATGCGAGGGAAGGCTTCGACGTCACGTTTGCCGAAGACCGAATCTCGGGGGGCGGCTGGGCGATTCTCGAGGGGACCCTCGTGGCGGGCCTCCAGGCGAGCCATCCCGACATCATGGCGACGCGGGGCGGCCTGGCGTGGGCATTGAGGGAGCCGCTGTATCCCTTCAGGATCGGCGAGTATCACGCCCCTCGGAACAGACCGCGACTCCCGGCCGATCTCCGCCTCACCTGCGAACGGGTTTCACGGACCCTCGACGCGCGCGGCGGCGACGCTTTTGCGACCCCCGGCTTCGAGTATCTCGACTGGATTTCGACATCCGGTTGGGAAGAGGTCTATCTCGATCAGGGACCGCTCACCGCCTGGGTGGAGCCGTCGAGCGTCTGCGCCGGTTCCTGTCTGCATTGTCCCCAGCCGCATCTTCGTCGGCCGCATGGACTCATGTCGCCGGAAACATTCGAAACGATAACGAGTAAAATACACCATGTCGAGGGGCTGAGGTGGGTGTTTTCCGGTATGGGCGAGCCGCTCGCAAATCCCGGCCTGGGTGCCATGGTCGAACGCGTGAAGGACCGACATGTCACCATCCACACGTCGCTGAACGCCGGTCTGCACGACGCGTTTCCCTGGGAACACGTCGATCTGGTCAGAATCAGCGTCGATGCGCTCGACGCTGAACAGTTCCACGCCATGCGACCTGGCTGCTCGTGGGAAGCGGTCGAACGATTCCTCGCGGCCGAGGCGGCCAGAAAGGCCGAAGCGCCGGGCCGCAGACCGGAAATCGGCGTTTCCTTTCTGAAACACCGGGAGAACGAGGCGGCGGCCGGGCCGTTCATCAGTTACTGGAAACGGGTCTGTACCCCGGTTTTCCGAAAAAACTTCTTCGTGTGGCCGACGGATGCGCCGCCGCAGAAAGTGCAGTGGTACCAGATTCTCGGCGCCGCCGAGTTCCTGGGGTGCGTAGAGTATGCCGGAATGGTACGCTACGAGCCCCTGAACCGGAGACCATGCCTCCATGCCCTTCTCGGGATATATATTCTCCAGGATGGATCGATCGCACGTTGTCCGTTCGATATCGAGGGGGCCCATGGATGGGGAAATCTCGGATCCATGAAATCCTTTGAAGAGGCTTGGAGCGGGGACGCATGGCGCCGCTTCCGGCGCGAGCATCTCGAACTGAGCCTGTCCGAGGGATCGCCTTGCCGCCGGTGTCAGGACTGGTATCATCGGGAATAG
- a CDS encoding DUF2993 domain-containing protein, whose protein sequence is MTHTTLLKPAPPAVLAYILLIMFSTPVAGADVAVPNSSAPSVLAASASVPTATCSERLASWTPDPAVTAELASSPQLLKQKLEEAMRAVVKDPKLLDIRIVEYSPEYTSRGRLKQVIVNTEGGEVDGLILHRASFNFDDVQLDTTKLLREAKIDTIAVCNIDMDVLILESDMNAYLGEKARKIKVDNPRVELATGQLILSGSTKYSLVKVNFWATGNFEVRDSQQIWFHAKKMKLNSMSMPRAFIGTIIKRINPVLNLEKFPFRLNLKEIRIEKGALHFISTRKGE, encoded by the coding sequence ATGACTCACACGACCCTGTTGAAACCCGCTCCGCCGGCGGTTCTTGCATATATCCTGCTGATCATGTTTTCCACGCCTGTCGCAGGGGCTGACGTCGCCGTGCCGAATTCCTCCGCCCCTTCCGTCCTCGCGGCGTCCGCGTCCGTTCCGACGGCCACCTGCTCCGAACGGCTCGCGAGCTGGACGCCGGATCCCGCCGTGACGGCCGAACTCGCCTCTTCCCCACAGCTGCTGAAACAGAAACTGGAAGAAGCGATGCGGGCCGTGGTGAAAGACCCGAAACTGCTCGACATCCGGATCGTGGAATATTCGCCCGAGTATACGAGCCGGGGTCGGCTCAAACAGGTAATCGTCAACACCGAGGGCGGAGAGGTCGACGGGTTGATCCTCCACCGGGCGTCGTTCAATTTCGACGACGTCCAGCTCGACACGACCAAGCTGCTTCGCGAAGCGAAGATCGACACGATCGCGGTCTGCAACATCGACATGGACGTGCTCATCCTCGAATCCGACATGAACGCCTACCTGGGCGAAAAAGCGCGCAAAATCAAGGTCGACAACCCGCGAGTCGAGCTTGCGACCGGCCAGCTCATCCTCTCGGGATCGACAAAATACTCGCTTGTCAAAGTGAACTTCTGGGCCACCGGCAACTTCGAAGTGCGCGATTCCCAGCAGATCTGGTTCCACGCGAAAAAGATGAAACTCAACAGCATGAGCATGCCGCGCGCGTTCATCGGGACCATCATCAAGCGGATCAACCCAGTGCTAAATCTGGAAAAGTTCCCCTTCCGTTTGAATCTGAAGGAAATACGCATCGAGAAGGGCGCACTTCATTTCATCAGCACCCGCAAGGGCGAGTGA
- the nadA gene encoding quinolinate synthase NadA produces the protein MQELPEDFRVMSDAEAAERIRSCRRELGSDLLILGHHYQSDGVVELSDHRGDSLELARAAAATTARLILFAGVHFMAETADILTAPSQTVILPDADAGCPMADMASIGEVEDAWQQLSGVMDVENEVIPVTYVNSSAEIKAFCGRHGGTVCTSSNAARIVEWALKRRPRLFFLPDRNLGGNVARSAGMKDEEILLWKPYQPLGDNTADGLKKARVLLWNGHCHVHTRFTAEQVAAARRDLPGSKVLVHLECERDVVETSDGAGSTSWIIKRVAAAAPGDSFVIGTEISLVERLAKQYPHLTVKPLALSRCPNMFRNSLQDMAWVLSRPGELNVVRVADTIREPAREALDRMMSV, from the coding sequence ATGCAGGAACTTCCAGAAGATTTCCGAGTGATGTCGGATGCCGAGGCTGCCGAACGCATTCGGTCGTGCAGGCGGGAGCTCGGTTCCGATCTGCTCATTCTCGGACATCATTATCAGAGCGACGGCGTGGTCGAACTTTCCGACCATCGTGGAGACTCGCTCGAACTGGCTCGCGCCGCGGCCGCAACGACGGCCCGGCTGATCCTCTTTGCCGGCGTCCATTTCATGGCCGAGACCGCCGACATTCTTACGGCTCCCTCGCAGACGGTCATTCTGCCCGATGCCGATGCCGGTTGTCCCATGGCCGATATGGCCTCCATCGGCGAAGTGGAGGATGCCTGGCAACAGCTGTCGGGCGTGATGGACGTGGAAAACGAGGTGATTCCGGTTACCTACGTGAACTCCAGCGCCGAGATCAAGGCGTTTTGCGGGCGTCATGGAGGCACGGTCTGTACTTCCTCGAACGCCGCGCGCATCGTCGAATGGGCGTTGAAACGCCGTCCGAGGCTCTTCTTCCTGCCCGACCGGAATCTCGGCGGCAACGTCGCGCGATCGGCGGGGATGAAAGACGAAGAAATCCTTCTCTGGAAGCCCTATCAGCCGCTGGGCGACAACACGGCAGACGGCCTGAAAAAGGCGAGAGTCCTTCTTTGGAATGGCCACTGCCACGTTCACACCCGCTTCACGGCGGAACAGGTTGCCGCGGCCCGGCGCGATCTGCCCGGCTCGAAGGTGCTGGTGCACCTCGAGTGCGAACGCGACGTCGTTGAAACGTCGGACGGCGCCGGATCGACCTCATGGATCATCAAACGGGTTGCGGCCGCCGCGCCCGGCGATTCATTCGTGATCGGAACCGAAATCAGTCTCGTGGAGCGCCTGGCGAAACAGTACCCGCACCTCACGGTGAAGCCGCTGGCCCTCTCGCGGTGTCCGAACATGTTTCGGAACAGCCTTCAGGACATGGCATGGGTGCTGAGCCGGCCGGGGGAACTGAATGTCGTGCGGGTTGCCGATACGATCCGCGAGCCTGCCCGCGAGGCTCTGGATCGCATGATGAGCGTCTAA
- a CDS encoding LptF/LptG family permease: MIKTLDRYIFSQLVGPFLFGFFMFVVVIAIDPLMSALQNIVNENVPATTVIRWFLYRMPQDMMFTFPMSVLLSSLLVFGRMSKDSETTAMRAGGINFYRIMVPVIVFALTITGISIAFNELVVPYSNRRANEIRRGEIMRLVDPEATENSIMRASDGGFVYARKVFEAAGTMEKVLVEYYDAGVLVRRLSATSARWLGTHWLLNGVVDQRYRDGRPASTTTILEMPVTGIRETPADFARQSKRPNEMSYSELSKRIETYERTQFMETTELKVDLAMKTSLPFASFFFAIIGASFGLTSYRSGAFIGFGVAIMIIFIYYVLMSISTALGKSGVLPVMLSAWMQNIIFAVVGSYLVSKINA, translated from the coding sequence ATGATAAAAACACTCGATCGCTACATTTTCAGCCAGCTCGTCGGGCCGTTCCTGTTCGGCTTTTTCATGTTCGTGGTCGTGATCGCCATCGATCCGCTGATGTCGGCGCTCCAGAACATCGTGAACGAGAACGTTCCGGCGACGACCGTCATCCGGTGGTTCCTCTACCGCATGCCCCAGGACATGATGTTCACCTTCCCCATGTCCGTGCTGCTCTCGAGCCTGCTCGTGTTCGGCCGCATGTCGAAAGACTCGGAAACCACCGCGATGCGGGCCGGCGGCATCAACTTCTACCGCATCATGGTGCCGGTCATCGTGTTCGCTTTGACCATCACGGGCATCAGCATCGCCTTCAACGAGCTCGTCGTGCCGTATTCGAACCGGCGCGCCAACGAGATCCGCCGCGGCGAGATCATGCGACTGGTCGATCCCGAAGCGACCGAGAACTCGATCATGCGCGCGTCCGACGGCGGCTTCGTCTACGCCCGAAAAGTGTTCGAAGCCGCGGGAACGATGGAAAAGGTTCTCGTCGAGTATTACGACGCCGGCGTGCTCGTCAGGCGGCTCTCCGCGACGAGCGCTCGCTGGCTCGGCACCCATTGGCTGCTGAACGGGGTCGTCGACCAGCGGTACCGCGACGGCCGCCCCGCCTCGACGACGACGATTCTCGAGATGCCCGTGACCGGCATCAGGGAAACGCCCGCCGATTTCGCGCGGCAGAGCAAGCGCCCCAACGAGATGAGCTACAGCGAGCTCAGCAAGCGCATCGAGACGTATGAACGGACCCAGTTCATGGAAACGACGGAGCTGAAAGTCGATCTCGCGATGAAGACCTCGCTGCCGTTCGCGAGCTTCTTCTTCGCGATCATCGGCGCCAGCTTCGGCCTGACGAGTTACCGCAGCGGCGCGTTCATCGGTTTCGGCGTGGCGATCATGATCATCTTCATTTACTACGTGCTGATGAGCATCTCGACCGCCCTCGGCAAATCCGGGGTGCTTCCGGTCATGCTTTCGGCCTGGATGCAGAACATCATCTTCGCCGTCGTCGGGTCGTATCTCGTTTCCAAGATCAATGCCTGA
- a CDS encoding DUF1287 domain-containing protein → MRTRSRWLFLLPALSLLLLNASGVGLWAASRLPGPLSLERFLESAMLQTRLTLFYDPSYVKLPYPSGDVPIERGVCTDVIVRAFRAVGVDLQKLVHEDMKRHFRLYPKRWGLTRPDPNIDHRRVPNLETFFSRHGMKIADLSPASFRKGDLVVWNLPGGLPHIGIVATDPATGSPRPLCIHNVGAGTRLEDVLVEWPITAHYRCDFK, encoded by the coding sequence ATGAGGACCCGCTCGCGATGGCTCTTTCTGCTCCCGGCGCTTTCCCTGCTATTGCTGAATGCGTCTGGCGTCGGCCTTTGGGCGGCTTCACGCCTTCCCGGGCCGCTGTCTCTGGAGCGGTTTCTCGAATCGGCGATGCTGCAGACGCGGCTCACCCTGTTCTACGATCCGTCCTACGTCAAGCTTCCCTACCCCAGCGGCGACGTTCCGATCGAGCGGGGAGTCTGCACCGATGTGATCGTCAGGGCGTTCCGGGCCGTCGGCGTCGATCTCCAGAAACTCGTCCACGAGGACATGAAGCGGCACTTTCGCCTCTATCCGAAGCGCTGGGGCCTGACCAGGCCCGATCCCAACATCGATCACCGGCGGGTTCCGAACCTGGAAACCTTTTTTTCGCGTCACGGCATGAAGATCGCCGATCTTTCGCCGGCCTCCTTCCGCAAGGGTGATCTGGTCGTCTGGAACCTCCCCGGCGGGCTTCCGCACATCGGCATCGTCGCCACCGACCCCGCGACCGGTTCGCCGCGGCCCCTCTGCATTCACAACGTCGGTGCCGGCACGCGGCTCGAGGATGTTCTCGTCGAATGGCCCATCACGGCTCATTATCGCTGCGACTTCAAATAA
- a CDS encoding 4a-hydroxytetrahydrobiopterin dehydratase yields MGLTEKNCVPCQGGVEPLSRDAAQAFLAQTPGWQLSEDGLSIHRRFPFKNFIKAMSFAVKTGELAEREGHHPVITIGWGFCIVVFRTAKIKGLHENDFIMAAKVNAHFDQVE; encoded by the coding sequence ATGGGACTGACGGAAAAAAACTGCGTTCCCTGCCAGGGCGGGGTTGAGCCTCTGTCGCGCGACGCCGCGCAGGCATTTCTTGCACAGACGCCGGGGTGGCAGCTGTCGGAAGACGGCCTCTCCATTCACCGGCGATTTCCCTTCAAAAACTTCATCAAAGCCATGTCGTTCGCCGTGAAAACGGGCGAGCTAGCCGAGAGAGAAGGCCACCATCCCGTCATCACCATCGGCTGGGGATTCTGCATCGTCGTCTTCAGGACGGCGAAGATCAAGGGACTGCACGAGAACGATTTCATCATGGCTGCGAAGGTGAACGCGCATTTCGACCAGGTCGAATAG
- the fliS gene encoding flagellar export chaperone FliS, with product MMQNVQQDSYRKTQIDTASPEALILMLYDGALRFIAQAEDAFLAKNNEQISNSLLRVQAIITELMTSLDKEKGGEIATNLERLYLFFLEKLTDSNLKKNPEPMRQVKPLIEDLRNTWAEAMKLNAKNPTTPQQPPRPRLNVAV from the coding sequence ATGATGCAGAACGTCCAACAGGACTCCTATCGCAAGACACAGATCGACACCGCTTCGCCCGAAGCGCTGATCCTGATGCTGTACGACGGGGCCCTTCGCTTCATTGCCCAGGCGGAAGACGCATTCCTGGCGAAAAACAACGAGCAGATCAGCAACTCCCTGCTGCGGGTGCAGGCCATCATCACCGAGTTGATGACCTCGCTCGACAAGGAAAAGGGCGGAGAGATCGCGACCAACCTGGAACGGTTGTACCTGTTTTTTCTCGAAAAACTGACGGACAGCAATCTCAAGAAGAATCCGGAGCCCATGAGGCAGGTGAAGCCTCTGATCGAAGACCTTCGGAACACGTGGGCGGAGGCGATGAAACTCAACGCCAAGAATCCGACCACGCCGCAACAGCCGCCCAGACCGCGGCTGAACGTAGCCGTCTGA
- a CDS encoding UDP-glucose/GDP-mannose dehydrogenase family protein yields MKIGMIGTGYVGLVTGTCFAESGNDVICVDINAEKVERLNRGEIPIYEPGLDELVKRNMAEERLHFTTKIEEAVEASLMLFIAVGTPPGEDGSADLTYVLNAARDIGRHMKSFKIIVDKSTVPVGTGDLVRKVISEELARRGENVPFDVVSNPEFLKEGNAIDDFMKPDRVVVGCDDPRTAELMKELYAPFVRTEKPILIMDVRSAEMTKYAANAMLATKISFMNDIANLCEKVGANIDNVRRGIGSDSRIGYSFIFPGAGYGGSCFPKDVQALVRTGNANSYKLEILEAVEAVNKRQKEVLFAKLREALDGQIKGRTVAVWGLAFKPNTDDMREAPAIVLIESLLAAGAAVRVYDPEAMDEARKTFGDRITYVKRSYDALEGADALVVVTEWNEFRRPDFERMRTLLKKPVIIDGRNIYEPARMKTLGFEYRSIGRP; encoded by the coding sequence ATGAAGATCGGCATGATCGGCACCGGCTATGTTGGCCTCGTCACGGGAACCTGCTTTGCGGAGTCGGGAAACGACGTCATCTGCGTCGACATCAACGCGGAAAAGGTCGAGCGGCTGAACCGCGGGGAGATCCCGATCTACGAGCCCGGTCTCGACGAGCTCGTCAAACGGAACATGGCCGAAGAGCGGTTGCATTTCACGACGAAGATCGAGGAGGCCGTCGAGGCTTCTCTGATGCTTTTTATAGCTGTTGGTACACCTCCTGGCGAGGACGGCTCGGCGGACCTCACCTACGTTCTCAATGCCGCCCGCGACATCGGGCGCCACATGAAGAGTTTCAAGATCATCGTCGACAAGTCGACGGTGCCGGTCGGAACCGGCGACCTGGTCCGGAAGGTCATTTCGGAGGAGCTGGCGCGGCGCGGCGAGAACGTGCCGTTCGACGTGGTGAGCAACCCCGAGTTCCTGAAGGAAGGGAACGCGATCGACGATTTCATGAAGCCCGATCGCGTTGTCGTCGGCTGTGACGATCCCCGCACGGCGGAATTGATGAAGGAGCTGTACGCCCCGTTCGTCAGGACGGAAAAGCCCATCCTGATCATGGACGTCCGCTCGGCGGAGATGACGAAATACGCCGCCAACGCGATGCTGGCGACGAAGATCTCGTTCATGAACGACATCGCGAACCTGTGCGAGAAGGTCGGCGCCAACATCGACAACGTGCGGCGCGGCATCGGTTCCGACTCGCGCATCGGCTACTCGTTCATCTTCCCCGGCGCCGGCTACGGCGGCAGCTGCTTCCCGAAGGATGTGCAGGCGCTCGTGCGGACCGGCAACGCGAACTCCTACAAGCTCGAGATTCTCGAGGCGGTCGAGGCGGTGAACAAGCGCCAGAAAGAGGTGCTGTTCGCGAAGCTGCGGGAGGCCCTGGACGGGCAGATCAAAGGCCGGACGGTCGCGGTGTGGGGTCTCGCGTTCAAGCCGAACACCGACGACATGCGCGAGGCCCCTGCCATCGTGCTGATCGAGAGCCTGCTCGCCGCGGGCGCGGCCGTTCGCGTCTACGATCCCGAGGCGATGGACGAGGCGCGCAAAACCTTCGGCGACCGCATCACCTACGTGAAGCGGAGCTACGACGCCCTCGAGGGGGCCGATGCGCTGGTCGTCGTCACCGAGTGGAACGAGTTCCGGCGCCCGGACTTCGAGCGGATGCGCACGCTGCTGAAAAAGCCCGTCATCATCGACGGACGCAACATCTACGAGCCGGCGCGGATGAAGACGCTCGGCTTCGAATACAGATCGATCGGGAGGCCGTGA
- the galE gene encoding UDP-glucose 4-epimerase GalE, which produces MEGQTAEKRVLVVGGAGYIGSHTCKLLKRRGFAPIVFDSLVTGYEENVRWGPFVRGDLADRPAIDRALREFAPSAVIHFAAFSLVGESVTDPGKYYRNNVVGSLNLLEAMRDAGVKDLVFSSTCATYGVPRTIPIPETHEQLPINPYGASKMMMERMMSDFAAAHGLRFVTLRYFNAAGGDPEAEIGERHEPETHLIPLVLDAARGKRPQVTVFGDDYETPDGTCIRDYIHVDDLADAHLRALDYLRNGGTANAFNLGNGKGYSIREVIRVAERVTGLNIPAVIGARRAGDPPVLVGDASLARRALGWVPEYADLDVIVAHAWAFRRRLA; this is translated from the coding sequence ATGGAAGGACAGACGGCCGAAAAACGGGTTCTTGTCGTGGGCGGGGCCGGATATATCGGCTCGCATACATGCAAACTTCTGAAACGGCGCGGGTTCGCGCCGATCGTGTTCGACAGCCTCGTCACCGGGTACGAGGAAAACGTCCGCTGGGGCCCGTTCGTCCGCGGTGACCTGGCCGACAGGCCCGCGATCGACCGGGCACTCAGGGAATTTGCCCCGTCGGCCGTGATCCATTTCGCCGCGTTTTCGCTCGTCGGCGAATCGGTCACGGATCCGGGAAAATACTACCGGAACAACGTGGTCGGAAGCCTGAACCTTCTCGAGGCGATGCGCGACGCCGGCGTGAAAGACCTGGTTTTCAGCTCGACCTGCGCGACCTACGGCGTGCCGCGGACGATCCCGATTCCCGAGACGCACGAGCAGCTGCCGATCAACCCGTACGGCGCCTCGAAAATGATGATGGAGCGCATGATGAGCGATTTCGCGGCCGCCCACGGGCTGAGGTTCGTGACGCTGCGGTATTTCAACGCCGCCGGCGGCGATCCCGAGGCCGAAATCGGCGAACGGCACGAGCCCGAGACGCACCTCATTCCGCTCGTTCTCGACGCGGCCCGCGGAAAGCGGCCTCAGGTGACGGTGTTCGGCGACGATTACGAGACGCCGGATGGAACATGTATCAGAGACTACATTCATGTCGACGATCTCGCCGACGCGCATCTGCGGGCTCTCGACTACCTCCGGAACGGCGGGACCGCGAACGCGTTCAACCTGGGCAACGGGAAGGGATACTCGATCCGCGAGGTCATCCGGGTCGCCGAGCGCGTGACGGGCCTGAACATCCCCGCCGTCATCGGTGCCAGACGCGCGGGTGACCCGCCGGTCCTCGTGGGAGACGCGAGTCTCGCGAGACGGGCTCTTGGCTGGGTTCCGGAGTATGCGGATCTCGACGTGATCGTCGCCCACGCCTGGGCCTTCAGGCGTCGGCTTGCCTGA